From Micrococcus porci, one genomic window encodes:
- the erpA gene encoding iron-sulfur cluster insertion protein ErpA, which produces MALSAEETGVEIGATEDATGLPPHEVELTDVAAAKVRALLEQEGRTDLRLRVAVQPGGCSGLIYQLYFDERVLDGDTVRDYDGVEVIVDKMSVPYLMGATIDFEDTISKQGFTIDNPNAVGSCACGDSFH; this is translated from the coding sequence ATGGCTCTGTCCGCAGAGGAGACCGGCGTCGAGATCGGCGCCACCGAAGACGCCACCGGCCTGCCGCCGCACGAGGTGGAGCTGACCGACGTCGCCGCGGCCAAGGTCCGCGCCCTGCTCGAGCAGGAGGGTCGCACCGACCTGCGCCTGCGCGTGGCGGTCCAGCCGGGCGGATGCTCCGGCCTGATCTACCAGCTCTACTTCGACGAGCGGGTGCTCGACGGCGACACCGTCCGCGACTACGACGGCGTCGAGGTGATCGTGGACAAGATGAGCGTCCCGTACCTGATGGGGGCGACCATCGACTTCGAGGACACGATCTCCAAGCAGGGCTTCACCATCGACAACCCGAACGCCGTGGGCTCCTGCGCGTGCGGCGACTCGTTCCACTGA
- the ctaC gene encoding aa3-type cytochrome oxidase subunit II has translation MRAQNDAGRRTRRRLTAGALGATALVALTGCSAEAQRGWLPGTDNTTNHNAQLTDLWVNSWIAALAVGLIAWGAMIWCMIAYRRRKNDQGFPRQTAYHMPIETMFTVIPILMVFTLWGFTDRVQAEVDTPIDDSPLTVTVYGKQWSWDFNYSYEKDGQTREAHFQGVQAQLDGSDGKRETLPTLYLPKDVPVHFELKSRDVAHSFWIPQFLQKRDMLPGKTNNLYLTPQEIGRFDGKCAELCGEFHSEMLFNVEVVDEATFVQKMNEMEPGLVGDELNRNPNQNPDGARNMEVDLQTPRGGGNH, from the coding sequence GTGAGAGCACAGAATGACGCCGGACGTCGGACGCGACGCCGCCTCACCGCGGGGGCCCTCGGGGCCACGGCGCTGGTGGCGCTGACCGGCTGTTCGGCAGAGGCACAGCGTGGTTGGCTGCCGGGCACGGACAACACGACCAACCACAATGCGCAGCTCACCGACCTGTGGGTGAACTCCTGGATCGCGGCCCTTGCCGTGGGCCTGATCGCCTGGGGCGCGATGATCTGGTGCATGATCGCCTACCGCCGGCGGAAGAACGACCAGGGCTTCCCGCGGCAGACGGCCTACCACATGCCGATCGAGACGATGTTCACCGTCATCCCGATCCTCATGGTGTTCACCCTCTGGGGCTTCACCGACCGCGTGCAGGCCGAGGTCGACACCCCGATCGACGATTCCCCGCTGACGGTCACCGTGTACGGCAAGCAGTGGTCCTGGGACTTCAACTACTCGTACGAGAAGGACGGCCAGACCAGGGAGGCCCACTTCCAGGGCGTCCAAGCGCAGCTCGACGGCTCGGACGGCAAGCGCGAGACCCTGCCGACCCTGTACCTCCCCAAGGACGTGCCGGTGCACTTCGAGCTGAAGTCCCGCGACGTGGCGCACTCCTTCTGGATCCCGCAGTTCCTCCAGAAGCGCGACATGCTCCCCGGCAAGACGAACAACTTGTACCTGACCCCGCAGGAGATCGGGCGCTTCGACGGCAAGTGCGCCGAGCTCTGCGGCGAGTTCCACTCGGAGATGCTCTTCAACGTGGAGGTCGTGGACGAGGCCACCTTCGTTCAGAAGATGAACGAGATGGAGCCCGGCCTGGTCGGCGACGAGCTCAACCGCAACCCCAACCAGAACCCGGACGGCGCGAGGAACATGGAGGTCGACCTCCAGACCCCGCGCGGTGGAGGCAATCACTGA